A single genomic interval of Pseudomonadota bacterium harbors:
- a CDS encoding PAS domain S-box protein gives MKDTEFSASPLRQLLIFRLFLISLLLGVLILIEGIWPQKPDPIPIPLYSFIALSYLLTIFHAVSLKRKQPPEPLIQQQLLLDATLIAGLIYLTGGFYSLFFPFFYFIILGGTLYLKSQQTVTLLFYCTFLYLLIIFTHIHNPLQELLPLPPLFSSNRKIVSQLFFNLAPFYLTAFILRVIAKERVSTRKRLQQVTSDLQDFRDLNEHIIASIDSGLITTDQQLNIVSINPAGSTLLGRSAEEIKQLGLAQVIPDLPEPSTGNQRRQRHEINYQSPRGERLVLGFSFTPLRHSRQHQPGWIISFRDLTNLKEIEERLQAARKMTAIGRLAAGIAHEIRNPLAAISGSIEILARDLPPGDDIRQRLLQIVLRESSRLDHLISDFLSFSRLEGKEQHEVKVIKRLRDLVFLFHSQFPEISFHEDYEDEDFTILANPEQLEQIFWNLCKNALEAVGQNGRIQILSRNLRFESQGETDAKATPQITESANHAIQISIIDDGPGISDVSQIFEPFYSTKDQGTGLGLYIVFQLTRINHGEILINNRDDGRSGTCARIRFPGLIKTEPEKSLSLKPRNPADHSAGCKEASAT, from the coding sequence ATGAAAGACACCGAATTTTCCGCCTCCCCCCTGCGACAGCTGCTGATTTTTCGCCTGTTCCTCATCTCGCTGCTGCTGGGGGTTCTGATTCTGATCGAAGGCATCTGGCCCCAGAAACCAGACCCGATTCCAATTCCGCTGTACAGCTTCATTGCCCTGAGCTACCTGCTGACCATTTTTCACGCCGTCAGCCTGAAAAGAAAACAGCCTCCGGAACCCCTGATCCAGCAACAGCTGCTGCTGGACGCCACCCTAATTGCCGGCTTGATCTACCTGACGGGGGGATTCTACAGCCTGTTTTTTCCTTTTTTCTACTTCATCATTCTCGGCGGCACCCTCTACCTGAAAAGCCAGCAAACCGTAACCCTGCTTTTCTACTGCACCTTCCTCTATCTACTGATTATCTTCACTCACATTCACAATCCCCTGCAAGAGCTGCTGCCGTTGCCGCCGCTGTTCAGCAGCAACCGTAAGATCGTCTCCCAGCTCTTCTTCAATCTGGCTCCGTTCTATCTGACCGCTTTCATTCTGCGGGTGATCGCCAAAGAAAGAGTCAGCACCCGTAAGCGCCTGCAACAGGTGACCAGCGACCTGCAGGACTTCAGGGATCTGAACGAACATATCATCGCCTCGATCGACAGCGGCCTGATCACCACGGATCAGCAGTTAAATATTGTTTCGATCAATCCCGCCGGCAGCACCCTTCTCGGTCGCAGCGCCGAGGAAATCAAGCAGCTCGGGCTGGCGCAAGTCATCCCCGACCTGCCAGAGCCAAGCACTGGCAATCAACGTCGCCAACGTCATGAAATCAATTACCAGTCCCCGCGGGGAGAGCGGCTCGTGCTGGGTTTTTCCTTTACTCCCCTGCGCCACAGCCGACAACACCAACCGGGCTGGATCATTAGTTTCCGGGATCTGACCAACCTGAAAGAAATCGAAGAACGTCTTCAGGCGGCCCGCAAGATGACGGCTATCGGTCGTCTGGCGGCCGGCATCGCTCACGAAATCAGGAATCCGCTGGCCGCGATCAGCGGTTCCATCGAGATTCTGGCCCGGGACCTGCCGCCCGGAGACGACATTCGGCAACGCCTGCTGCAGATCGTTTTGCGGGAAAGCAGCCGCCTTGATCATCTGATCAGCGATTTTCTGAGTTTTTCCCGACTCGAAGGCAAAGAGCAACACGAGGTCAAGGTCATCAAACGGCTGCGCGACCTGGTTTTTCTCTTTCATTCGCAGTTTCCTGAGATCTCCTTTCACGAAGATTACGAGGACGAGGATTTTACCATCCTGGCCAATCCGGAGCAACTTGAACAAATCTTCTGGAACCTCTGTAAAAACGCCCTGGAGGCGGTCGGCCAGAATGGCCGGATACAGATTCTCAGCCGAAACCTCAGGTTTGAGTCCCAGGGCGAGACCGACGCTAAAGCCACGCCGCAAATCACCGAAAGCGCAAACCACGCCATACAGATCTCCATCATTGACGATGGTCCCGGAATCAGCGATGTTTCCCAGATTTTCGAACCTTTTTACAGTACCAAGGATCAAGGCACCGGCCTTGGCCTTTACATTGTTTTTCAACTGACCCGCATTAACCACGGCGAGATTCTGATCAATAACCGGGATGACGGTCGCTCCGGGACCTGCGCCAGGATCAGGTTTCCGGGGCTGATCAAAACCGAGCCCGAAAAATCGCTTTCCCTTAAACCGCGAAACCCGGCGGACCACAGCGCCGGTTGCAAAGAGGCATCCGCGACATGA